From the Saccharomonospora marina XMU15 genome, the window TCGGAGTCACTGCTCACCTGTGCCACCCCTCCATTGTGCCTGGCGCTATCAAGATTCGGTCCCGCCCGCGCCTGCCCGCCCGGTGCGGAAGAAGCGTCCGAGCGGAGGTTCGAAGCCCTCGCGTTCCAGGGCGTTCATGATTTCGGCTCGAAGTGCCCGCTGCACCGTCCACTGCCTGCCAGGCCGAACCTTCATGGTCACGCGCAGCACGATGCCCTCCGGCGTCACGTTCTCCACGCCGAGCACCTCTGGAGGTTCGAGCACATCCGGGGCGATCGAGTCCTTCGCCGCGGCCTCGTCGGCCACCTTTGCGAGTACGGCGGTGGCCTTGGTCACGTCGGTGTGGTAGCCGAGCGGGATGTCCACCAGCGCTACCGCGTGTCCCTGGCTGGAGTTACCGACCCTGAGGATCTCGCCGTTGCGCACGTACCAGACGGTGCCATTGATGTCACGCAGTGTGGTGATCCGCAGGCCCACGGCTTCCACCGAACCGACGGCCTCACCGACATCCACGATGTCACCGACGCCGTACTGGTCCTCCAGCATCATGAACATGCCGGACAGGAAGTCCCGTACGAGGTTCTGCGCGCCGAAGCCCAGCGCCACACCGACGATGCCCGCTGAGGCGAGGATGGGAGCGAGGTTGATCCCGAGCTCACCGAGGATGAGTACGGAGGCGAGCCCGAAGACGACGAAGCTGGTGAGGGACTTCAGTACCGAGCCGATGGTCTTGGCTCGTTGCCGTCTTCGCTCAAGTACGACCGGCCCGAGCACTTCGGGGGCGCGCTCGCGCAGCGGCCGCAGCACGGCGGGCAACTTGTTGTCCGAGTCGCGTGGCGTCGTGGTGAGCCTGTCGATCAGTTTGCGAACCAGGA encodes:
- a CDS encoding mechanosensitive ion channel family protein, giving the protein MEELLSEPPSCIQVEGSWCRQVWQLTNNEWLAASADWLIAKPLAILLIIVLAVLIRFLVRKLIDRLTTTPRDSDNKLPAVLRPLRERAPEVLGPVVLERRRQRAKTIGSVLKSLTSFVVFGLASVLILGELGINLAPILASAGIVGVALGFGAQNLVRDFLSGMFMMLEDQYGVGDIVDVGEAVGSVEAVGLRITTLRDINGTVWYVRNGEILRVGNSSQGHAVALVDIPLGYHTDVTKATAVLAKVADEAAAKDSIAPDVLEPPEVLGVENVTPEGIVLRVTMKVRPGRQWTVQRALRAEIMNALEREGFEPPLGRFFRTGRAGAGGTES